From Oscillospiraceae bacterium CM, a single genomic window includes:
- the acpP gene encoding acyl carrier protein, whose amino-acid sequence MIFERLRALIAEQFSVSEDAIDMDTSFTDDLGADSLDVVELTMAIEEEFDIPEADEEDLYKLVTVGDVYRYISGKID is encoded by the coding sequence GTGATTTTTGAGAGGCTGCGTGCTTTAATAGCCGAGCAGTTTTCCGTCAGCGAGGATGCCATCGACATGGACACCTCCTTTACAGATGATCTGGGTGCCGATTCACTCGATGTTGTTGAGCTGACGATGGCGATTGAGGAAGAATTCGATATTCCGGAAGCGGACGAGGAAGACCTTTATAAGCTCGTTACCGTCGGCGATGTCTATCGCTATATCTCCGGTAAAATAGACTGA
- the rnc gene encoding ribonuclease III, translating into MDKLEQKLGYTFRDRSLLQTALTHSSYANENKKDGVLYNERLEFLGDAVLGFIVAEQLYHKKPPIPEGQMTRLRAELVCEKSLEAAANRLGLGAHLRLGRGEAQGGGRQRPSILADAMEALVAAVYSDGGIDAAKTIVERLILENYDFGGEPSGGDFKTALQELVQKKSGQTLAYALVGARGPDHQKEFIVEVLLNGIKKGEGIGRSKKEAEQAAAKMALRALAK; encoded by the coding sequence ATGGACAAGCTTGAACAGAAACTCGGCTATACGTTCCGCGACAGGTCTCTTTTGCAGACGGCGCTGACCCACAGCTCGTATGCCAATGAAAATAAAAAAGACGGCGTTTTGTATAATGAGCGCCTGGAGTTTCTGGGCGATGCCGTGCTCGGCTTTATCGTGGCCGAACAGTTATATCACAAAAAGCCGCCGATTCCGGAAGGGCAGATGACGCGCTTGCGCGCCGAGCTCGTCTGTGAAAAAAGCTTGGAAGCGGCGGCAAACCGCCTCGGTCTTGGCGCGCATCTGCGTCTTGGGCGCGGCGAAGCGCAGGGCGGTGGCAGGCAGCGCCCGTCGATTCTGGCCGACGCGATGGAGGCGCTTGTCGCCGCTGTTTATTCTGACGGCGGCATTGACGCGGCCAAAACCATTGTCGAGCGCCTAATTTTGGAAAATTATGATTTTGGCGGTGAGCCGTCCGGCGGCGATTTCAAAACGGCGCTGCAGGAGCTCGTCCAGAAAAAGAGCGGGCAGACGCTCGCCTATGCGCTTGTCGGCGCGCGCGGGCCGGATCATCAGAAAGAATTTATCGTCGAGGTGCTGCTAAACGGCATTAAAAAAGGCGAGGGTATTGGCAGAAGCAAAAAGGAAGCCGAACAGGCGGCGGCCAAAATGGCGCTTCGCGCGCTGGCGAAATGA
- a CDS encoding radical SAM protein: MTPGRRVIPFFVPHLGCQNSCVFCNQHRITGSAEPVAAETVTASLHALALPVDAACQIAFYGGSFTAIPVEQQISLLRAVQPFLTTHKNATLRLSTRPDAVDRQTLERLRVFGVRTIELGAQSLCDDVLQASCRGHTSADTDKAARLVREQGFELILQMMTGLPGDTPEKARWTAERLIALRPDGVRIYPTVILQNTPLFDMWRAGMYKEHTVDDAVALCADLYQLFEASGIPVIRIGLNPTTALSGGAAVGGAYHPAFGQLVLSRVYYDKALALLQCARGAQSVTLGVHPGCVSYMTGHRRASVTALEKALHIGRVRTLAADAARGEIVIMRIDYGG; the protein is encoded by the coding sequence ATGACGCCGGGCCGTCGCGTCATTCCCTTTTTTGTGCCGCATCTCGGGTGCCAGAACAGCTGCGTTTTCTGCAACCAGCACCGGATTACGGGGTCGGCAGAACCAGTTGCGGCGGAAACGGTCACAGCATCCTTGCACGCGCTGGCGCTGCCCGTGGATGCGGCTTGCCAGATTGCTTTTTACGGCGGGAGCTTTACAGCCATCCCGGTTGAGCAGCAGATATCGCTGTTGCGTGCGGTTCAACCATTCCTGACGACGCACAAAAACGCGACCCTGCGCCTCTCAACACGGCCGGACGCCGTTGACAGACAGACGCTCGAGCGCCTTCGCGTTTTTGGCGTTCGGACAATAGAGCTCGGCGCGCAGTCGCTGTGCGACGACGTGCTGCAGGCATCCTGCCGCGGGCATACATCAGCCGACACCGATAAGGCTGCGCGCCTTGTGCGCGAACAGGGGTTTGAGCTCATCCTCCAGATGATGACGGGCCTGCCGGGCGACACGCCTGAAAAGGCGCGCTGGACGGCCGAGCGCCTCATTGCCCTCCGGCCGGACGGCGTGCGGATTTATCCGACGGTCATTTTGCAGAACACGCCGCTTTTCGACATGTGGCGCGCCGGTATGTATAAAGAACACACGGTAGACGACGCGGTGGCGCTCTGTGCCGATTTGTATCAGCTGTTCGAGGCGTCGGGAATCCCCGTGATCCGGATCGGCCTTAATCCGACGACGGCGCTCTCCGGCGGGGCGGCCGTCGGTGGGGCGTACCATCCGGCATTCGGCCAGCTCGTCTTGTCGCGCGTCTATTATGACAAGGCGCTGGCGCTTTTGCAATGCGCGCGCGGCGCGCAAAGTGTCACGCTTGGCGTCCATCCGGGGTGCGTGTCTTATATGACCGGTCACCGGCGTGCGTCGGTGACGGCACTCGAGAAAGCGCTCCATATCGGGCGGGTGCGCACTTTGGCGGCAGATGCCGCGCGCGGAGAAATCGTCATAATGCGCATTGATTATGGCGGGTGA